From one Catenuloplanes nepalensis genomic stretch:
- a CDS encoding aldehyde dehydrogenase family protein, translating into MDRFYIDGAWVAPAGRDTIPVEDPTHETIIDHVPAGTAEDVDRAVAAARRAFPAWSATDPAERAAHLDKLHTVLAGRADEIARTVARELGTPMKVATAVQAGLPLAVLRSYADLAAQPLPEETIGNSTVVREPIGVVGAITPWNYPLHQVVAKLAPALATGCTVVLKPSEITPLVAYLLFDASDAAGLPPGVVNLVTGAGPVVGEAIAAHPDVDMVSFTGSTAVGSRISHLAADRIARVALELGGKSANVILSDADLTKAVKVGVGNAFLNSGQTCTAWTRMLVHRSRYQDAIELATATASGYTLGDPFAEGTRLGPLSSQNQKNRVRGYVERGLAEGARLTTGGLDADVPATGHFVAPTVLADVTPDATVAQEEIFGPVLSIIPFADDDEAVEIANNSRYGLAGGVWSGDEERALRVARRMRTGQVDINGGRFNPLAPFGGYKHSGLGRELGAHGLTEFLETKAIQR; encoded by the coding sequence ATGGACCGCTTCTACATCGACGGCGCCTGGGTCGCACCGGCCGGCCGGGACACGATCCCGGTCGAGGACCCGACCCACGAGACGATCATCGACCACGTCCCGGCCGGCACCGCCGAGGACGTCGACCGCGCGGTGGCCGCGGCCAGGCGGGCCTTTCCGGCCTGGTCCGCCACGGACCCGGCCGAGCGCGCCGCGCACCTGGACAAGCTGCACACCGTGCTGGCGGGCCGGGCGGACGAGATCGCGCGCACGGTCGCGCGCGAGCTGGGCACACCGATGAAGGTGGCGACCGCGGTGCAGGCCGGGCTGCCGCTGGCCGTGCTGCGCTCCTACGCGGATCTCGCCGCGCAGCCGCTGCCGGAGGAGACGATCGGCAACTCCACCGTGGTCCGCGAGCCGATCGGCGTGGTCGGCGCGATCACCCCGTGGAACTATCCGCTGCACCAGGTGGTGGCGAAGCTCGCGCCCGCGCTGGCCACCGGCTGCACCGTGGTGCTCAAGCCGAGCGAGATCACGCCGCTCGTGGCGTACCTGCTCTTCGACGCGAGCGACGCCGCGGGCCTGCCGCCGGGCGTGGTCAACCTGGTCACCGGCGCCGGCCCGGTCGTCGGCGAGGCGATCGCGGCACACCCGGACGTGGACATGGTCTCGTTCACCGGATCGACCGCGGTCGGCTCCCGGATCAGCCACCTCGCGGCGGACCGGATCGCGCGGGTGGCGCTGGAGCTGGGCGGCAAGTCGGCCAACGTGATCCTCTCGGATGCCGACCTGACGAAGGCGGTCAAGGTCGGCGTCGGCAACGCGTTCCTCAACTCCGGCCAGACCTGCACCGCCTGGACGCGCATGCTCGTGCACCGCTCCCGCTATCAGGACGCGATCGAGCTGGCCACGGCGACCGCCTCGGGATACACGCTCGGCGACCCCTTCGCCGAGGGCACGCGCCTCGGCCCGCTCAGTTCCCAGAACCAGAAGAACCGCGTCCGGGGGTACGTGGAGCGGGGCCTCGCCGAAGGCGCCCGGCTCACCACCGGCGGCCTCGACGCGGACGTGCCCGCGACCGGACACTTCGTCGCGCCGACCGTGCTGGCCGACGTGACACCGGACGCCACCGTGGCCCAGGAGGAGATCTTCGGCCCGGTGCTGTCGATCATCCCGTTCGCGGACGACGACGAGGCCGTCGAGATCGCGAACAACTCGCGGTACGGGCTGGCCGGCGGCGTCTGGTCCGGCGACGAGGAGCGCGCGCTGCGGGTCGCCCGCCGCATGCGCACCGGCCAGGTCGACATCAACGGCGGCCGGTTCAACCCGCTCGCGCCGTTCGGCGGCTACAAGCACTCCGGCCTCGGCCGCGAGCTGGGCGCGCACGGCCTCACCGAGTTCCTCGAGACCAAGGCCATCCAGCGGTGA
- a CDS encoding zinc-binding dehydrogenase, whose protein sequence is MIAARGLIARGAALTVEDFHLDPPGPGEIEVEIGAAGVCHSDLSMVNGTLAPSFPLVLGHEAAGTVITAGPGTDRVRAGDRVVLNWAPPCRACWFCTHGEPWLCERAGASSTPRGALPDGTPLHVTLGLGALATRVVIPARAAVPVPDALSFADAALLGCAVLTGFGAVRNTAAVRPGESVVVIGLGGVGLSVVGAARAAGAGPIVAVDVSPEKEKLALAAGATDFLVSDDALSRGIRGLTGGRGADVVFECVGRAATIRSAYRGARRGGRVTVVGMGARSDTVEFSALELFHSGRTLRGCVYGSADFDVEIPRLAAAVLDGSLDLRPLVTHHATLSDAPAAFDRMSRGEGARTVVTL, encoded by the coding sequence GTGATCGCGGCTCGCGGCCTGATCGCGCGCGGCGCCGCGCTGACCGTGGAGGACTTCCACCTCGATCCGCCCGGCCCGGGCGAGATCGAGGTGGAGATCGGCGCGGCCGGCGTCTGCCACTCCGACCTGTCCATGGTCAACGGCACGCTGGCACCGTCGTTCCCGCTGGTTCTGGGCCACGAGGCGGCCGGCACCGTGATCACGGCCGGACCGGGCACCGACCGGGTGCGCGCCGGCGACCGGGTGGTGCTCAACTGGGCGCCGCCGTGCCGGGCCTGCTGGTTCTGCACGCACGGCGAGCCGTGGCTGTGCGAGCGGGCCGGCGCCTCCTCCACGCCGCGCGGCGCGCTGCCGGACGGCACGCCACTGCACGTCACGCTGGGCCTGGGCGCGCTGGCCACGCGCGTGGTGATCCCGGCGCGGGCCGCGGTGCCGGTGCCGGACGCGCTGTCGTTCGCGGACGCGGCGCTGCTCGGCTGCGCGGTGCTGACCGGCTTCGGCGCGGTGCGCAACACCGCGGCCGTGCGGCCCGGCGAGTCCGTGGTGGTGATCGGCCTGGGCGGCGTGGGCCTGTCCGTGGTCGGCGCCGCGCGCGCGGCCGGGGCCGGTCCGATCGTGGCGGTCGACGTGTCACCGGAGAAGGAGAAGCTGGCGCTGGCCGCGGGCGCGACGGACTTCCTGGTCTCCGACGACGCGCTGAGCCGCGGCATCCGCGGGCTCACCGGCGGGCGCGGCGCGGACGTGGTGTTCGAGTGCGTGGGCCGGGCCGCGACGATCCGGTCCGCCTACCGGGGCGCGCGCCGGGGCGGCAGGGTCACCGTGGTGGGCATGGGCGCACGGTCGGACACGGTGGAGTTCTCCGCGCTGGAGCTGTTCCACTCCGGCCGCACGCTGCGCGGCTGCGTCTACGGCTCGGCCGACTTCGACGTGGAGATCCCCCGGCTGGCGGCCGCGGTGCTGGACGGTTCGCTGGACCTGCGCCCGCTGGTCACGCACCACGCCACGCTGTCCGACGCACCGGCGGCCTTCGACCGGATGAGCCGCGGCGAGGGCGCCCGCACCGTGGTCACGCTGTAA
- a CDS encoding aminoacyl-tRNA deacylase, with product MSDTPAVRAVAAAGIAHEVVTHGPVRSLEEAAAARNAEVRDIVKTIVVRRGEDDYLFVLVPGGRVISWPKLRTLLGVKRLSMPDAATAKDATGYERGTITPFGATTAWPVIADERITGRRISLGGGAHGTALTLAADDAIAALTATVADVTDPEPERP from the coding sequence ATGAGCGACACCCCAGCCGTGCGTGCGGTCGCCGCCGCCGGCATCGCCCACGAGGTCGTGACGCACGGGCCGGTCCGCAGCCTGGAGGAGGCCGCGGCCGCGCGCAACGCCGAGGTGCGCGACATCGTGAAGACGATCGTGGTCCGGCGTGGCGAGGACGACTACCTGTTCGTACTGGTCCCGGGCGGCCGGGTGATCTCCTGGCCGAAGCTGCGGACGCTCCTCGGCGTGAAGCGGCTCTCCATGCCGGACGCCGCCACCGCGAAGGACGCCACCGGGTACGAGCGCGGCACCATCACGCCGTTCGGCGCCACCACGGCCTGGCCGGTGATCGCGGACGAGCGGATCACAGGTCGCCGGATCTCGCTCGGCGGCGGCGCGCACGGCACCGCGCTCACCCTGGCCGCGGACGACGCGATCGCCGCGCTGACCGCCACCGTCGCCGACGTCACCGACCCCGAGCCGGAGCGCCCCTAG
- a CDS encoding DUF305 domain-containing protein, with protein sequence MRHKAALVVPVLMLAVGCSGPAPEAAPPPPPSVSTTAEVTFNGTDVAWIQLMIPMTEQLVPLLEMASERAGDAPLRDLAARLRDTHRAEAGELRALLARTGLPDVNPHEGHNMPGMVTPEEVTALSQAQGAAFDEGFTTSLREYLAQVAMVSGSETEVGADLQTTALAARIATDREKDLAELEKAAG encoded by the coding sequence GTGCGACACAAGGCGGCGCTCGTCGTACCGGTGCTGATGCTGGCCGTGGGTTGTTCCGGCCCGGCGCCCGAGGCGGCCCCACCGCCGCCTCCGAGTGTGTCGACGACCGCCGAGGTCACCTTCAACGGTACGGACGTCGCCTGGATCCAGCTGATGATCCCGATGACCGAGCAGTTGGTGCCGCTGCTGGAGATGGCGTCCGAGCGGGCCGGTGACGCGCCGCTGCGCGACCTCGCGGCCCGGCTGCGCGACACGCACCGCGCGGAGGCCGGCGAGCTGCGCGCGCTGCTGGCCCGCACCGGGCTGCCGGACGTGAACCCGCACGAGGGCCACAACATGCCCGGTATGGTCACGCCGGAGGAGGTCACCGCGCTGTCCCAGGCGCAGGGCGCCGCGTTCGACGAGGGCTTCACCACGTCTCTGCGCGAGTACCTTGCCCAGGTCGCGATGGTCTCCGGCAGCGAGACCGAGGTCGGCGCGGACCTGCAGACCACCGCGCTCGCCGCCCGGATCGCCACGGACCGCGAGAAGGACCTGGCCGAGCTGGAGAAGGCCGCGGGCTAG